The DNA sequence CACACCTAGCATTACATCTGTCTGTGTTTCTTCAGCTTCTTTGGCTAAGGATTTCAGATAAAACGGAACTCGATAACGAAAACCCGGTATAGCCGTTTCTGGCCAGATTATTAAATCACTATCCCAGTGCTGTTGCGTTAGCTCTTTATACATCTGTAACGTTGGACGGTAGTTTTCCGGTTTCCATTTATCAGCCTGAGCAATATTACCCTGTATCATGCTCACTTTAATTGGCTCATCAATCGCTTCAGTCCACTCTATTTGGCTCAACAAATAACCCGAAATATAAATCACCAGAATCGATGGAACAGTTATTTTATATTTTGCATTGAATGGGCTGGCAGCCATTAAACCCGAGACAACCGTCACCAATAAACCAATACCCAATCCACCTACAAGAGGCGCATAACCTGACAAATAGGTATCTATATGAGCTATACCAATTTGCACCCATGGAAAGCCTGTTAAAAAATATCCACGAAGCCAGTCAAATAACATCCAGCTAATCGGATAAATTAAAACCAGCATTTTAAAACTGGAGGTTTTTATTAACCTGTTAGATAAATAAAATGCCAGAGCAGGAAATAACGCCATATAAGCCGACAATAAAACGATCGTAATCACTGCAACCGGGGCAGGCATACCCCCATGAAAATACAAACTATAAAACAGCCAGTAAATACCGTGTACAAACCAGCCAAACCCAAAAAAGTAAGCTCGACGAAATGCAGTAATGGGTTTTTGATCAAGACAAACAAGAAAAATGTATGCAATAAGAGGAAACTGTAACCAGAAATACCCATAAGGAGCGAAACTAAGAGGTAATAGTGCACCACAGATTAAAGCCAGTATTTCAAGAATATAAAAGGGGTTTTGTCTAACGCGTTGTAACTCTATCATTTTA is a window from the endosymbiont of Galathealinum brachiosum genome containing:
- a CDS encoding apolipoprotein N-acyltransferase, which gives rise to MIELQRVRQNPFYILEILALICGALLPLSFAPYGYFWLQFPLIAYIFLVCLDQKPITAFRRAYFFGFGWFVHGIYWLFYSLYFHGGMPAPVAVITIVLLSAYMALFPALAFYLSNRLIKTSSFKMLVLIYPISWMLFDWLRGYFLTGFPWVQIGIAHIDTYLSGYAPLVGGLGIGLLVTVVSGLMAASPFNAKYKITVPSILVIYISGYLLSQIEWTEAIDEPIKVSMIQGNIAQADKWKPENYRPTLQMYKELTQQHWDSDLIIWPETAIPGFRYRVPFYLKSLAKEAEETQTDVMLGVFVRDAESKRYYNSMITLDNQKYLKRHLVPLGEYFPLRPLLGFFAQWVNIPMSDIDSGKDEQPLIEVAGQPVGLSICFEDAFDRSVLLDLPEATLLINVSNDAWFEDSVQPWQHHQIARMRAAESARMLVRVTNTGVSSVIDRNGDVLHQAEQFRREVITADIQAYKGATPYVLWANYLLMISGVITLLWFKLKRKND